The following nucleotide sequence is from bacterium.
ACTTACCTTTTTTCTCGGACAGCTTTATTCGCTCCCAGTTAGCCAAGATCTCGTTGACATCCTTGACCTTAAGTCCGGCAAAGACATGGGGATGGCGGCGGATAAGCTTCTCACATGCCTCCTCCAGGACTTCTGTTATAGTAAAATCTCCGGACTCAGCCGCCATCTGGGCTTGAAAGATCACCTGAAGAAGAAGGTCGCCCAGTTCTTCCTTAAGTTTCTCCTGATCATTTTCCTCAATGGTTTCAATCACCTCATAAGCTTCCTCAATCAAATAAGGAGCGGCTGAGGCAGGCGTCTGCTGCTTATCCCAGAGACATCCCTCATCGCTCCTGAGTTTAGCCACCATATTAACCATGCGGGTAAAAGAGTTTTCCATCGTTGCCTTTTAAACGGTCCCAGTTTACTGCTATACTACCTTATACAGGGATAATGCCTTTTTCTTTTAAAATTGCCACAAATTCATCATAGTCCAAAGGACATTGTAACCGTTCAGCACATGATGCTGGATGCTCGATGCTCGATGCTCGATGCTCGATCCTCGATCC
It contains:
- the mazG gene encoding nucleoside triphosphate pyrophosphohydrolase; the encoded protein is MENSFTRMVNMVAKLRSDEGCLWDKQQTPASAAPYLIEEAYEVIETIEENDQEKLKEELGDLLLQVIFQAQMAAESGDFTITEVLEEACEKLIRRHPHVFAGLKVKDVNEILANWERIKLSEKKGKSSSEQSPLAGIPKHLPSLLLARRVQDKLGRFDSISNDPEEAVCQVEAGWKAFKENSLGKDEAEKELGSLLFHLVNLARIRGLDAETILRNKVRSDYWIP